CACCCAGAATGCTCTGGATGAGTGCAGGGACAGGGCAAGTTACAACGAAGGAATAAGGAATGCTGGGATTGGGATTATGTTTATTCCCATCCTAGGCCTCATCGCAGGTAAAAAGGCTATTCTTTGATATATTTCACACAGAGTTGATAAAAACACATTTGTTTATCAGATAATATGTTAACTACTAACTACCACACATAGTAATACTAATTTTCCATATTTTTTACTAGCACTACTACTGTACTAACATCAAAATATTTGAAGTAATCATGATAAAAATGCTAAAAACAACTTTCCCTCTCAGGGTCAGTGATGGTTGGTGTTGGAGAAGTAGAACTAAATAAAGCTAATAGGCAGGCACAGCAAGCACAAGAGGAAGTCAACCGTTTTCAGAACTTGGTTAATTCCTTCACCTCACAGTTAGCTACAAAGAAGCAACAGAAGACTGAGCAAGAAAGGATGATTGAAGAATGTCAAGGCAACATCTGGAAGACCCATGTGAGTCTCGAGGAGATGAAGAGTAAGCGGATGAAAATAGCTGGCTTTCAGCAGAAGTTGAGGAACGCTGTCCACTTTCTAAGTGTCTTGGCTGGCAAAGCTAATGTTGCCATGGTTGTGAGCTCTCAATCTGTCATCTTCCTGGAGCCACTGTGTACTGTCATGGCAGAGATTGTGGGCCTCTTTTATCAAGCTGTAGGTGGGAAGTGTAATCAGTTCCTGCAGGACAGGGACATACAAATGGCCATTCAGAGCCTGCAGGATGTCAATAAACGAGTCTCAGCCATTACTGGCGAGCTTGGACTCGTAGATGATCAGTTTCTTTAAGTGAAGCGTGTCTTACCAATATAATTTGTAAAATTAGACATTTGTGCTTTGTGTGGAATTAAATATATTAATTTAGATTGAGATATTAATATATTAATTTAGATCATCTGCTGATTTGTAACAGTATTTACTGTAGGTCTACATCTTGACATTTTCCTTGCTTTTGTCCTGATGATAATGCCATTAATTATGAGAGAAAGTTCAAAAGTTCTTTGTTTCCAACCTGTCACTTACTAATCGTACATGCATACCAGTATTGTGCTGTCACAATTGTTTTAAAAGTTTAAAATCAAGAGTGAAACATTGAGTATGTAGTATGAAATACCTGCGCCTTTGCTTTTTGAAACAAagttttcctcttcctcttcattaATATTGTTTCCATTGTTCATATTATTGTATAATTTACATACTTCATAATGATTGATAATATGACATTACTGAAAGTAATTACAACTACAATAAAGTCTGTGAATAATTATTAAAACAAAAGGGTCATGCCTGATATTGACATTCGACAATTGTTTACTCGCTCAGTAAAGGGCGTCAATTAGTGTGTCATTACATAGTCACACATCGAGAGCAGTGGATCTCTATCTTCTGTGATTACTGTACCAACCATCACATTTTCTCTGCCCAGAGTACCACCAATGTATCCTCTCGTGCATTTGACTAGTAGTCCTATGAGTTTTTACAAGTagcccctgtggataggccaaatTCCCTCAGAAAACCACTGATCTAGAGGTTGTATTTTCAAGAGAAAACTGTTTACACAGCATTACTTGTTTATTGTCCTAACATTTCAGTGTTTCTATAGTCAGTCACTGTGGAAAAATGTGCAATATTGCAACAATTTCACATTTGAACACATTAATATGAAATGTGTGAACTACTGTAGTGTCAGAAATATAGGCATACATATTAGCTTAAATGCATTTCTAAAACAAATTCTATACACTAATACTAAAAGCACTCTCTACATTATTTTCTTAAAGGTCCAACTTCACCAACAACTAATCATGACATTGTGATATGGTTACAAGTTCACAGTGTAATAGTTTAAGACCAAATGTGTCCTTCATTCCCATGGCACGCTTCTCAAGGTTCAATAACAAGTTGATACTTTTGAATAGGATATGGATACATGGGCTCATACTGAAAAGACTGTCGAATTATACATTGACTATTTTCTGGGGGAGGAATTTAAGCATGAAAAACTCAAGTGAGCAGATACAGTCCAGCCAACATTTTTGACACACCTCCTCGTTGTAgagttttcttaattttttatattttcaacattgttaaactatgaaataacacctagTGCCTTGTTTATGGGCGAGGGGCGCGTGACCTGTGTGCCCGGTCTATAATCGGGAGTTATGTGTCACTCTATTGTGGCTCTTACTGCCACAAACTGTAATTTATCTTACACAACTTGCCGACTGGCTTgttctatgtgtgtgttgtgaattgCTTTAAAGCTTTAACATGCTGCTCCCCATGCCATGGGCGTGGGTTCTGTGCTAATTACCATGCAGGGTGTTAGAGTATCGTGGTGGGCTTTCCACTACTTTGAGACATTAACTTAGGAGTTCCTTAACGGAGTTAATCCATCATATAGTGCTGTTTTTACTGCTTGGATATTAAACCGGCTAGGTAATAT
Above is a genomic segment from Oncorhynchus gorbuscha isolate QuinsamMale2020 ecotype Even-year linkage group LG10, OgorEven_v1.0, whole genome shotgun sequence containing:
- the LOC124045289 gene encoding uncharacterized protein LOC124045289, coding for MMSQERREEDFLREVVPSLKNGMVNFRDMADILLNFDKDQTKALQQEIQKGLNSFQQSEAAAGRQLAHVDKYYEELTCKKGMLESEDRCLKTCLANLESQRQAINDSLQNYSQALDRANWNKISTQNALDECRDRASYNEGIRNAGIGIMFIPILGLIAGSVMVGVGEVELNKANRQAQQAQEEVNRFQNLVNSFTSQLATKKQQKTEQERMIEECQGNIWKTHVSLEEMKSKRMKIAGFQQKLRNAVHFLSVLAGKANVAMVVSSQSVIFLEPLCTVMAEIVGLFYQAVGGKCNQFLQDRDIQMAIQSLQDVNKRVSAITGELGLVDDQFL